GAATCATGGCATCAGCACCTATGTCTTTAATATTTAACATGATTCATACCATTTTCGGGAAACAGTGTCAAGAGAAATATGCACAAATGTTAAATTATTTTAACGCCTTACACTAATAATGACTTTTTACGATGTCGTCAACTTTAGCTGTTAACATTTCCTCTTAATCCCTTCCGGGAGGAGGGGAGTTATTCTGGTTCAGATAAACATGAAAAAAGGAATAACGCTCATAGCAGTATTTATTGTTTCTTCCCTCCTATTCATTACAGACTTAAATGGAAAAACGGTAAACAGGGAAGAATTTATATATGAACCCGTATTCAACAGCACAATCTATTTTTATGAATCCGGGAGAAAGCATGCAAAAAGCGTTGTGCTGGTACACGGGACCGGTGAAGAGGGCGCCGGAATATGGAAGAACCTGATCCCTGAGCTTGAAAAAAAGTATCACGTAATCGCTTTCGATCTTCCCGGATTCGCTCGGTCAAGCAAAGAAAACCGGATGTATTCCCCCAAAAACTTTGCTGCCTTTGTCAACTGGATCGTAAAGAAATACACGAAGGGACCTCTCTCTATCATAGGACATTCGCTGGGCGGAGCAATTTCGCTGTATTATGCAGGCACGTATCCGGAAAACCTGGAGCGCCTCATTATTGTAGACTCGGCAGGAATGCTGAACCGCTCGGCATTCCTCAAAAACTTCATTAACGTAAGTCCTAACAGATTTCTGGATATGACCAGTACACCCGTATCGGTTATACAAAACTATATAATCGCAAACCTCGAGAGTATGGACAAGGATCTGGCGCCGGAAAGCGACGACAAATCAATGACTTCTTCAATTCTCAGGAAAGGGTTGTATGGCGGCGATCCCGCGAAGGGAGCCGCCGTTGCACTGCTTAACACCGATTTCAGCAGGATCATCGATACAATAAATATGCCCACACTCATAGTCTGGGGCGAGAAAGATACGATAGCGCCGTTGCGGATCGGACGGCTTCTGGAATGGATGATTCCCGAATCTGATTTGAGGATAATGCCGGAGCTCGGCCACTCCCCGATGATCGACCGACCGGGCGACTTCAATACAATAATCATGGACTGGCTTTCAGCTCCTGTGAAGAAAAAGAAAAGGAAAACGTCTTCATTCACTAGCGATAAAGTATTTCACTGCGAGGGTGAGGACTGCATGATAACTGGTGGCGACTATGAACGAATAGAAATTAAAAACAGCAATAACACACGTATTTTAAATGTAACGGCAAGGAATATTTACATTGAAAGATCGATTGTATCCATTGAAAGCAGCTCTATTAAATCAGGAGACATCGGAGTAAAGGTGATAGATTCCGTCGCGAATCTGAGCGGATGCAGCATCGATTCTGATATCGCCGTACTCACCTCCAACAGCAGCGTTGATCTCGCCGGAGTGAAGCTCACGGGCAAGACCGCGGCCATTAAGGAGGCGGCGCTGAAATCCGAGGACAAGTCGACCGTTATTTTCTCAGTAAGCAAAATAAAAAGCCCGTTCACCGATGGTTACAAGCACGAGATAAAGACGGTGACGGGAAAAAATCCTTATTAATTTATTGTGTGACGATTTCGTAGAATTTGCTTTTTGAAAAACCGAAAAGGAAAAGGAGGGGGAAATTATGATTTTTGCGTCGCAGGAAAGTGTTCGTAAATGGACGGATAAGGGCGTGTGGGGGACAAAGACACTGGTCGACTATTTCAAGGAAAATGTGGAAAGAACACCGGATGCAATATGTCTTGCCGATCCCCCCAACAAGGAAGCACTGGTGGGTTTGAAACCGGAGAAGCTGACTTTCCGTGATCTCGACCAGGCCGTTGATGCCGCCGCCGAGGCGTTCATCGCCAAGGGCGTTAAAAAGGACGACATCATTATGGTGCAATTGCCCAACTGCTGGGAATTAGCCATGCTGTATCTCGCCGTCTCGCGGGCGGGAGCATTGATCTCTCCCATGCCTATGCAGTGGCGTCAGTCGGAGATCGAGTATATTGCGGGACTGACGGAAGCACGAGCCTTCATCACCGTTGAAGAATTCTCCGGATTTAAACACAAAGAAATGGTTGAAAAACTCCAAGGCAAGTATCCCTCCATCAAAGATATCATAACCCTGGCTGAACTCCGTGATATGACAAAAGGAGAGATAACGGGAAAGCTCGACAAGATTACTATCGATGCCAACGATGCGTTCACCCTCTGCTGGTCCTCAGGGACTGAGGCCGAACCGAAGGGATGCCCATTGAGTCACAACAACTGGTTGTTTCAAGGTGCTTTCCAGTACGAAGTGGCGCCTATCAGAAAAGGCTGCAACCTGATTACTGCCGGACCATTAGTGAACATGGCTTCTATCGGGACGGTTTTCATCCCCTGGTTGATGACGGGGGGGAAATTCTGCCTGCACCATCCATTTGACGGCCCCACGTTTATCATGCAACTTATAACCGAAGAGGTTCATTATACACTTCTTGTTCCGGCAATTGTGAATGCCCTGCTGAAGCACCCCAAGGTGGATCAATTCAATTTACAAAAGATGGAAGCCATCACCATAGGCGCCGCGCCTCCATCCCTGTGGTCCGTGCAAGAGCTGAAAAGACGATGGGGGATCGAATTTGCGAACATATGGGGTCAGAATGAGGCGACGGCAAATGTAGCGGGACCCAATGATATCCCGGATCTGGAGATGCGCATCGACCATTTCCCCCACTACGGGAAGGCTGGCTCGAAGTGGGTCAACATCGCATCAGCACTTCGAAAGAATATTCATCAAAAAGTGCTGAAACCCGGGACGAAAGAGGAAGTCACGGAGGTTGGCGGAGTAGGAGAACTCTGGTACAGGGGACCCAATGTGATTTCCGGATATTTCAAACGACCGGACCTCACGGCGAACGCCTTTGATGAACAGGGTTTCTTCAACACCGGCGATCTTTTTCAGATCAAGGATAATGACTGTATCGGATTCTTCGATCGGACCAAGGACATCATTATCCGGGGCGGTTTCAATATCAGCGCCCAGGAGGTTGAAAATATGATCCTTGGTCATCCCAAGGTTCTGGATGTGGCAGCCATCGCCATACCGGACGAGATACTGGGTGAGAAGGTCTGTGTATACGTCGTCCCGAAAGGCGACGAAAGAGTGGATCTGGAAGAGATCAAGGCCTTCATGAACGAGAAAGGTATTGCTATGTACAAGATACCGGAACGTCTTGAGATCATCAGTTCCCTCCCCAGAAACCCCGTGGGAAAATTACTCAAGAAGGTTCTCCGTGAAGACATTAAAAAGAAACTGGGAGCATAGTATCCGGATCATGCTTTTCCATAGAGGGATGGGTGACATTCTTCTTTCCGAGGGAAAGGGATAACGATAAGGGGAATTCTTCAAAAGTCTTATAAAACAATAAATGAAATAAACTAAGCAAGGAGATTCAGCAATATGCAAAACAAGGATGATATTGTTATTGTCAGTGCCGTGAGAACACCTTTCAGTAAGTTCGACTCCCTTATGGCGGATATCCCCAGTATTGATCTCGGGGTTATGGTCATTAAAGAGGTCGTCCAGCGAGTCGGGATCAACCCCGGGGAGGTGGATGATATCAGCTATGGAAGTTGTGTTTTGGCGGAGGTCGCTCTGGAGACGGACGTACCGGCCCGGCAGGCAACTCTATTGGCGGGATTTCCCGCAGAAAATATATCGCTCACCCTCGACAGGGCCTGCTGTTCCTCTCTCACCTGTCTGCGTCTGGGGGTAAGGGCCATCAAGGCAGGCGAAGCGGAGATCGCCATGGCCGTAGGTTCCGAGAATATGCCCCGTACTCCGCATCTGGTACCGGGATTGAGAAAGGGGATAAGGTTGGGGCACATCACGCTCATAGATTGCCTTTTTGAACTCGGCTACACCGCCAAGGGTTTTAACCCTGTCGCCAAGGATGCGGGTGAGGTCGCCCTGGAACACGGCGTTACGCGGGAGATGCAGGATGCCTGGGCGCTGGGAAGCCAGGAAAAATATGCGAAGGCCTTTGCCGAGGGGAAGTTCAGGATCGGTGAAGAGCTCATGCCCGTCGT
Above is a genomic segment from Deltaproteobacteria bacterium containing:
- a CDS encoding alpha/beta hydrolase, with product MKKGITLIAVFIVSSLLFITDLNGKTVNREEFIYEPVFNSTIYFYESGRKHAKSVVLVHGTGEEGAGIWKNLIPELEKKYHVIAFDLPGFARSSKENRMYSPKNFAAFVNWIVKKYTKGPLSIIGHSLGGAISLYYAGTYPENLERLIIVDSAGMLNRSAFLKNFINVSPNRFLDMTSTPVSVIQNYIIANLESMDKDLAPESDDKSMTSSILRKGLYGGDPAKGAAVALLNTDFSRIIDTINMPTLIVWGEKDTIAPLRIGRLLEWMIPESDLRIMPELGHSPMIDRPGDFNTIIMDWLSAPVKKKKRKTSSFTSDKVFHCEGEDCMITGGDYERIEIKNSNNTRILNVTARNIYIERSIVSIESSSIKSGDIGVKVIDSVANLSGCSIDSDIAVLTSNSSVDLAGVKLTGKTAAIKEAALKSEDKSTVIFSVSKIKSPFTDGYKHEIKTVTGKNPY
- a CDS encoding class I adenylate-forming enzyme family protein translates to MIFASQESVRKWTDKGVWGTKTLVDYFKENVERTPDAICLADPPNKEALVGLKPEKLTFRDLDQAVDAAAEAFIAKGVKKDDIIMVQLPNCWELAMLYLAVSRAGALISPMPMQWRQSEIEYIAGLTEARAFITVEEFSGFKHKEMVEKLQGKYPSIKDIITLAELRDMTKGEITGKLDKITIDANDAFTLCWSSGTEAEPKGCPLSHNNWLFQGAFQYEVAPIRKGCNLITAGPLVNMASIGTVFIPWLMTGGKFCLHHPFDGPTFIMQLITEEVHYTLLVPAIVNALLKHPKVDQFNLQKMEAITIGAAPPSLWSVQELKRRWGIEFANIWGQNEATANVAGPNDIPDLEMRIDHFPHYGKAGSKWVNIASALRKNIHQKVLKPGTKEEVTEVGGVGELWYRGPNVISGYFKRPDLTANAFDEQGFFNTGDLFQIKDNDCIGFFDRTKDIIIRGGFNISAQEVENMILGHPKVLDVAAIAIPDEILGEKVCVYVVPKGDERVDLEEIKAFMNEKGIAMYKIPERLEIISSLPRNPVGKLLKKVLREDIKKKLGA
- a CDS encoding thiolase family protein; translation: MQNKDDIVIVSAVRTPFSKFDSLMADIPSIDLGVMVIKEVVQRVGINPGEVDDISYGSCVLAEVALETDVPARQATLLAGFPAENISLTLDRACCSSLTCLRLGVRAIKAGEAEIAMAVGSENMPRTPHLVPGLRKGIRLGHITLIDCLFELGYTAKGFNPVAKDAGEVALEHGVTREMQDAWALGSQEKYAKAFAEGKFRIGEELMPVVIPQKKGEPIIIDKDESPRKTSMEALAKLRPIYGSPTVTPGNAPPISAGSSAILFMTRKKAEEKGLKPLATIVTSVASATDPRGMAEIPAYTIRKALQKVGMTIDQMDLIEINEAFAAVTLTSTKMLANDDEKKWKELLDKTNINGGAIAIGHPVGASAARITMHLAYELGRRGGGYGIASICGGLAQGEAVILKV